From the genome of Pseudomonas migulae:
GCACCACTGGGAAGCTATCTGGGGAGTGTCATCGGTTGGCGAGGTGCTTTTTTCTGCTTGATTCCGGTAGCGATCATCGCGTTGATCTGGCAGTGGATCAGCCTGCCAGCCATGACGACGGCGCCGCGCAATGCGGGCAATGGCAATGTCTTTCGATTGTTCAAGAGCCGATTGGTCAGTTTCGGCATGTTGAGTGTGGGCATTTTCTTCATGGGGCAGTTTGTCTTGTTCACCTATCTGCGCCCGTTTCTGGAGACCGTCACTGGTGTAGATGTCTCCCTGTTGTCGATGATCCTGCTGGTCATCGGCGTGGCGGGTTTTGCAGGGACCATCCTGATCGGCGCTTTCCTGAAAACCGGCCTGTACCAGGTCCTGATCGGCATTCCACTGTTGATGGCCGCCATTGCACTTTCCTTGATTATCCTTGGCGGCGGAGTCGTGGCAGCTTTTGTATTGCTGGGGCTGTGGGGACTGATCGCGACGGCAGCACCTGTGGGGTGGTGGTCGTGGTTGGCCAAGGCGTTACCCAAGGATGCTGAGGCCGGTGGCGGCCTGATGGTGGCAGTCATTCAGCTTTCCATTGCAATGGGGTCTACCCTCGGCGGGTTGCTGTTCGACGGGAGCGGTTATCGTATGACGTTTCTCGCAAGCTCCATTTTGTTGGTTCTCGCCGC
Proteins encoded in this window:
- a CDS encoding MFS transporter; this encodes MMSETPVFDTPTGDALGTPGTEEQPAYWSGIFAMTLCVFALIASEFMPVSLLTPIASDLQISEGLAGYGIAISGAFAVLTSLSISRLAGSMDRKTLLLLLTGIMCVSGLVVGLAPNYTVYMMGRALIGVVIGGFWSMSAAMAMRLVPSHSVPKALAIFNGGNALATVVAAPLGSYLGSVIGWRGAFFCLIPVAIIALIWQWISLPAMTTAPRNAGNGNVFRLFKSRLVSFGMLSVGIFFMGQFVLFTYLRPFLETVTGVDVSLLSMILLVIGVAGFAGTILIGAFLKTGLYQVLIGIPLLMAAIALSLIILGGGVVAAFVLLGLWGLIATAAPVGWWSWLAKALPKDAEAGGGLMVAVIQLSIAMGSTLGGLLFDGSGYRMTFLASSILLVLAAVMAFFTSRNQA